ACGTGAGATGGGAGAACACCCCGGAACTCCGCGCTCAGCGAGGCTTTCCTGACCTTCCACCCACCTCACACCTCTGGTCAGCCGTCACCGACGACTGCGCTGTTCGGGACGGCCAGCACGCGCACCTGTCCTTTGGTCATGGCGCAGTACACCGAGCGGGTACTTGCGCCACTCTTCGCATCCGGAGCAATCCAACCCTGCTCCGCCCAGCGCTTGCCGTGCAACTGCACCCCGAGTTCACCGAGGCGACCCTTGAAGGCCCGGGTGCCCGTCAGGACGAAAGTGTGCGCGTCGTCCTGCCACGCGATCAACTCCCGCCCGACGTGTAGCGTGACGCTACCCGGACCCTGATGTCGACGCGCCTGCAGGATCAGCATGCGCAGGTCCTCGAAGGCTTCTCTCGCCGGGTTACTGGCGCTGCGGTGCGCGCGCAGCTGCTCACTCAGGAAAACTGGCAACGCCGTTACCTCCCTTGGCGGAGGGCAGCGCAGCACCGCAGTGAACAGCACGTTCAGGGTCGCCTGCACGGCCGCGACCGCGTGCCCCCACTCCTGCAGGGCCCGCAGGTCCTCCTGAGCGCGCCTGTCACGCACGCGCGCTTCGAACGCCGCCCAGTCCTCCAGCACCACCCGGGCCACCTGCGGCCCCAGGTGCCCGGCGCCGCGTTCCCAGGCGTCCTCCAGCACGCGGGCACGTTCCTGCCCGAGCCGCGTCGCGCGTCCCGCATCCGCGCCAAGCGGCGGATGCTCATCGGCGCTGAGGAGCAGCAGGCGGTTGTGGCTTCCGGCGTGCTGAAAGGCCGGGCGGGCTTCGCCGACCAGAAGAATTGCTCCGCCGAGCAAGCCGCCGCCTTGCACTTGCCCGTGTGCGGAACCACGGGCGTACGACTGCCCGTTCGCGAACGAGTACACCGTGCGCTCCAACCCCGCGCTGTCCGGGCAGGTGTGCGCTTCGTCGATCAAGAGCGGCAGCCCACCGAGCTGCTCGAGGGTCTGCAGCATGCCCGCCTGGGTGGTGCGCATGCCCTGCAGTTGAAACGGTTCCTCACCGGGCATCACCCAGACGCCTTGCGCGAAGTTCCCGCTGGTCGTCTTGCCCGTTCCGGAGTCCCCCGCAAGGTACGTCGCAGGGTAACGGCGCGGCTTGAGACGCCGCAGGAAGGGTGAAGCGAGCGTCTGGCCGATCAGCCACCACAGCACCGACGTCCCTTCCCACGTCGCGACGACCCGCAGGGCCTCCTGGTACGCGCTGTCGTCCGGACGGAGTGTCAGGTGATCGGCGTACCGTCCGATGTACTGGACACGCCCGCCGGTACTCCCTGCGGGTGTCACGAGCATCCCGTTGGGCAGCATGCCCAGCCGGTCGCTCACCAGGCGCTTGGGCAGGGTGTGGATGTTGTGCGCGGCGCAGGCCGCGAGGTACTTCACGAGTTTCGCGGCGTTACCGTTGTGCACGAACGCGCCCCGCGCATTGAGCAGCCTGATCAGGCTGCCGGACTGCGCGAAGGTTCGGCTGGGCGCCGTGACGACCTGCAGTTGCCCGCCATCGTCAAAGCTCACTTCGTACAGGCGCTCGCCGGTCGCGACGTTCGTCCCAATCGCGGAGACGTACAGCCGGCCGGTGTACAGCACCTTGCCTTTGTTGTCGTCGGTTTCGCACAGCTTCCCGTTGACTTCCTCGAAACCGTCCGGAAGCAGCACTTCCTGACGTGTTTCAGGATGCAAGGTGAGGACCTTCTGGTCCGTGAAGGCCGCACCGCGAAACAACCGCGCTCCGCCTTGCGTTTCATCATCCGACGACAGGTCACGCACTTGGGCCTGGCGTCCCAACAGGGCCCGCGCGAGGCGTTGCAAGGCGCGCAGCAAGGGTGGGTCGGCGTGCGGATCCGGGAACGCCAGCGTCACGGGCCGGCCTTCCCAGCGCACCTCATCGAGTTCCGGCCAGGTCGAGGTGGAACGGGCGATGTCCTCCAGCGCGATCGGGACGACCCTCTGGCCCTCGCGTGACGTGAGCGCGTCCGCGTCGAGGACGCTCGGAACGAACACGATCGGGCGGGACGGATCGAGCAGGCCTTCCCTGTGCAGGGGCAGCAGGTCGAAGATGGGGTGCACGTCGTAGGGCCGTTGGCGGTGCCGGAAGTCCCCGTTGAGGGTGTCGCCATAACGGACGCTGAACACGAACGGGTCCTGTTGCCCCAGACGGTAATGCGGAATGACGAGCGTCTGGCCGTGCGGGCGTTGCGACCCGACGAAGCGCGGCTCGATCTGCCACAAGACCTCCGTGTCGTGAATGCTGCCGTACCCGCGCGCCCCAATCACGTTGGGTGAGATGCCGCGCTCCTGCAGGAACGTGAGGTGTGGGGGAGTCAGGTGCGGGAAGGAGCGGGGGCGCGCGATGGTGGTCACGTCGCTCCGCCGCTCAGCAGGGCACTGAGCCCCACGGCATGCACGCGACCCTCGTCCGCGTAGACGTGCCGGTAGCGGCTGAGGGTGAACGCGACGTTGGTGTGCCCCAGGTGACGCGATACCACCTCGACGGGCACGCCACGCCGCAGCAGCAGGCTGGCATGCGTGTGCCGCAAGTCATGAAAGCGGACACGGCCCAGCCCGGCGTTCACGGCGAGCTGACGCGTCCAGCGGGACAAGGTGTTGGGATTAACGAAGGAGCCGTCCGGGTTCGTGAAGACAAACGACTCCGCGTGAGGAGCATAGAGCGCTTGTCGTTCATAATGGTCACGCAACAGCGCCACGGTTTCCGCAGCGAGGGGAATATCACGTGCACTCGCTTCGGTTTTGAGGGGACCAGGCACCGGGCGGCCGTTCACGACGGGAAGATTCTCGCGGACCAGCAAGGTCCCGGAATTCAGGTCGACGCAGCGCCATTTGAGGGCGCAGATTTCCCCGCGGCGCAAGCCGGTCGCGAGGGCCACTTCGAACAGGACACCGAGGTGATGGCTTCGCGCGACGGCCAAAAACTGCCGCACTTCAGGAACGTCCAACGCGCGGGCCTTCTCGGGTGCTTTGGTGTTGGGGAGCGGAGCGAACTGCGCGACGTTACGGACGACGATCTCGTCGTACAGCGCGTCCTGCAAAGCGCAGCTCAGGATAACACTGACTTGCCGCACGGTGGACTTGGCGTAGCCTCGTTCGACCAACTGGGCGTACAGTTCGCGTAAGTCACTGGGCTTCAGGACTTGGACGCGCTTGTCACCCAAAGTTGGGAGGATGTGCCGGTCGATGAGGTGTTTGTAGTTGGCGTGCGTGGTGAGGGCCAGCTCGGCGCGTTTGACGTTCAGCCATTGACGCAGCCATTGCTCGACGGTCAAGAATTTCGGGAGGGGGGTGAGGCCACGCTCAAAGTCGGTGATGGATTCCCGTAAGACTCGCTCTGCTTCTCGCCTGGTGGGTTCGGTGCCACTTTCCATGAGCTGACGGCCATCCACGGTGGTGCCCACGGTGTGACGCCAATTCCAGTTGGTGCTGGGGAGTGGCCGGATATTGCCTTCTCCGTTGCTGCGTCGAGAACGTGAAGTCATGCTGGACGTGACCTTTTCAGGGCAGGGGAGTTGGTCTGAACAGCTCGTGGACGGGGCGTGCGGGGTGTGTACATGGTCAGCTCCGGAATGACGAAGTCCGAACCCGGTCGGGTTCGGCGAAGGATGCGCTGGGTTGAAGTGAAACGCGAGGGCACGGTGAGGTGCCGCGTGCACCGTGGCTTGTCGTCGGGCTGCAAGGCGATGGTGGCCTGTCAGGGCGCCGACTGAACATTCGCAGTGTACTGAAATTTCAAAGCTTCGTGGGTGGTGTAGGCACTTAATTGCAAAAACCGCGTTGCAAAGCCGGTTTTTGAGTAGTCGTAGCTCCCCGGCATTAACTCCGGGCAGGTTTTGACTTGCAGAAACCCGGCGGATACGCTATTGCGTATATTGATCCAGGATTTCTGCTGGACAGCTCGTTTACTCGAGAAGCCGAGAAACTGATAGCCCTTGTATTCTTCGAGTCCAGCTCGTACATTCAAGATACAGCCGAACAGGCAGGTAAGCGAAGGAGGTGTTTATGTCGAAAGCAGCATTTTACAAAAAACAGGCGCGCGACTCGATTAACGATCGCATTGAATACGATTGCGAGCAAGCGTTTCGCTTGTTTTCAAAAGTGCCGAACTTGAAACGTCTAAACGCCTCACTTCGCCTCAGTCGAATTCTGGCCCGCCGGCAGGTCTTTACACAATTTGCCGCGATGCAAGACAGGAAAATGGAAGCGAGACTTAAGCTCTCTGCTTTTCTCGGGAAATCCGAGAAAAATCGCCGTGAGTGCATTTTTCTTCCCTTCAGTCGACTGCGAATTCTTCACCCTGCTGTTCAGGTTTGCGCCCCACCACAACACTGATGAAGCGTCCGTAGTTGTACCGACAACCATCAACGTAATCATCGATGACACGCGCTGAAAAGCGCCACGGCATGTACGACCACACCAAAGAATACTGTGGTCGGCTGCCGACCGTGGGGAAGCAATGCAAAACCATGACATTTCGCAAGTCAGCGAAGCTGAAACGTACGCCTGGCCAGAACTGCTCGTCACGCGGCAACAGGCAGCGCGGATCACCAAAACGAGCGTCAGCACCATTGACCGCATGATCGATCGCGGTGAGCTGCAGGTCACTTACGTGGGCGCGTCTCCCCGCATTTTGACGGCGTCACTGCTGGCCATCCGCGTCAAACCAGGTAAAAAACAGGAACCCGGCAAGTAGCGTCCAGCACGGCATTCAGGAACACTATTCGCGTTTTCAGGAACGCATCATGACGTTCCGTGACGCTTCCTGCGCCTGCTTGACGATGCGGTCTGTTGACCCTTCGTGCAGCACGGTGTTCCTGACGCTCCTTGACGCTCCCTGCCCACTTTTCTTCAGGAAGAGCTTGGTCCTTTTACCACGTTAACATTCCAACTTCTTCCTGAACGCCCGATTGCGCGCCTTTTCAGGAAGAAGTCACCGAATTCCTGCCATCCCCACTTGCATTGTTCCTGAACACGAGCGAGTAATCACACTTGAGGAGAAGTCATGACCCAGGTTTCAGCACAACAAAGCTTGTTCGACCACTTGGAAACCGCGCCGAACGAAACCCCAATTGCACCCTCAACAAATACCGACAGCGTGAACCCCGGTGGTTCGATTGCCTCCACACTCACGCCCCAGGACCCAAGCCGCAGTCAGATCTCCGAGCACACGACACGACAAGCGCGAAAGGCCGAAGTGCAGGCCCGGCTCGTCGCCGCGGGTGCCATGGCTGCCCCGCTGAAAGCCGGGCAAAAAGCACAAGATGTTTCCTCCGCTCGAACGCGAGAAATGACGCTGCAGCTCATCGGGACGCGTGACCTGACACAGCTCACTCTGCTCGATGGTTTGAATATCTTTCTTGCTTCGCCTCATGATAAGGACGCCAGTAAGACGAATGCGGACCGAACAGCGAGCGACCTCGGCAACCACCGAAGGGCTTGCTTTGACGCGGCCCTGGGTTTCAAGGGCACCGAAGACTTGTCTCGCGTGTCCTTGAGCTTCCTTGCGCGCGACTTCGAAGAGATCGGGCATGATCTGGAGCGCGGCATGCGACGACGGCTCGGGCTCAGCGAGGATCAGGTGTTGAGTCGGCCGGACCGCAAGCGCTTGTCGAACTTACGCTCGGACCTCAAACGGGTGCATTCCTCCCTGAGCACTTTGTTAAACTTGCCGGGCGTCGCACCGAAAGCGGCCCTTCAAATGCGCCAAGTCGAGAAGGGTCGCTGGCAAAAGGGCCTCAGGGCGGAAGAATGGCCGCGCGGCTTGTGGGCCGAGTTCGAGGGCCTTCGAAGTGCGTTCACGGACTCCAACTATGCGGGACCTGGGCACCGTTACTTCCGCAAGCACCGCTGGCGTCCCGTGTCGTGCGAGAACACCCGCACTCGCCTTAACCGCGTGGTGGACTTCCTCGTGAACGAGGAGAAGCTGCAGCACTTGACACTTCACGACCTACTGGACTTCGATCGCTTCTTGCGCTTTCGCGCGTGGTACTTTGAGCGTGTCACCAAAGGCGGATACGCACAGTTTCGGGCAACATGTTCGGCGCTCGCAAACGTGGCGCGGTACCTCAAAGCAATCGATCAACTCGACACGAAATTTGACGTGACATCGAAGCACCCGGACGCACCTTGGTCCGTGTTCGTTGCGGAAGGGAAAGCCACGCTGGCCGAGGGCAAGAGTAAGCAGCAGTACGTGGAGGCTGAGTCGATCCCACTGCGCACGCCCCTCGAGCTTGCGGAGTTGGCCAAACGCTGCAAGACAATGACGCCTCGCACGACCGACGGTCGTCGACCGTCGAGTCGCCAACTGTTTCAACGAAAATTCTCGGCGGTGTTCTTCGGTTTGGGGATCTACATGCCCGTACGCGGCCGGAACTGGCGGGAGATGCGGTGGGGCAAGAACTTGAAGCGGGACGAGCACGGCGGTTGGCACGTACAGTTCGTCGGCGACGAGCTCAAGAACGGCTCGTACAGCCGTGGCATTCGGGAATACAAGCTGCAATTGCCTGAGCAGGCGGGCGAGTGGATTGAGTGGTGGCGCGAGCAGTTGCGCTTGTTCGTTGGCGATGACTTCGAACGCACGACGCCGCTGGTGTTCCCGATGCTCTCCACCCTCAAGGATGAGCAAGGGGCGTACCTCTGGACCCCCATGAGCCACAAATACTGCTTGGACTGCGTGGATGATGCCGCACTGGAGGGGATGGAGCAGCGCTTCCGACCGCACCTCATCCGGCACTGCGTAGCGACATTCATCGTCGCGAGCGGTCACGTGAAGGATGTGCAGCAAGCGGCGACGCTGCTGGGGGATACCATCGAAACGGTTTGGCGCAAGTACTTCAAGCCTGACGAACAGAAACTGCTCGACGAGGGTTACTACGCCAAGTTGAAGAGTTGCATCTGATACAGATTCCGTCTGTTTCCGTAAAGTCCGGGAGTGCGCCGGACTTTACTTCAACGCCAGGAACCCGTATCCCTTTCCTACTCGCCCAGCCCGGATTGAATGGGTTAGTACTCATTCAACCGGAAGTCGTATGAGAGTACAAGCACCTCACAGTTCAGGCCTCACAGGCACGTGAAGCGACACAGAATTTCCTCAGCCTCGTGCGTCGTCATGGAGGGCCGACAAGGCCCTCTGGATAAAAGCTCAGCAGGACGTCCGCATGAATAGACGTCCCGCTGAGCTTCATTGCTTTTCTTTTACTTCTAAATTCCTGGAAAGACTTCGAAGCCGCGGTCATTGCTCGTGCGGCAGGTGAACTGCTGGACTTCGCCCGTGTCCCAGCGGCGCACGTTCGGCTTCCAAAACCACAAGTTGTCCTGTGGCGGCCCCCAGCGTTCCGGTGACAGCATTCCACCCGGCGAGCGCGACACGCGTTCCACGTCGAGTTGTGACGCGATGGCGTCCAGGCAGCGCCGCCGAAAAACGGCCTCCTCGTTCGGCACGGTGGTGGGCGTGGGAACGGTTGCCGCGGCGACACGCGCGGCGCTGACTTGCTCGCGCCTTTGGGCTTCCTCGCGCTGCCGCTGGGCTTCCTGGGCCCGCTCAGCTTGAAGGCGTCTCGCCTGCTCGGCCTGTTCTGCCCGAGCGCGTTGCGTTTGCTCGGCTTGCCGCGCCCGCTCTTGTTGCGCTAGGGCCGCTTGGCGGGCTTGTTCTTGCCGCGCCGCTTGTTCCTTCTGGGCGGCCTGCTCCAGCCGCAAGCGCGTCAAGCCTTGCGCTTCCGCACTTTGCCGCAATCGTTCGCGTTCCAAACTTTGTCGCTCGGCCACTTGACGGTCGAGTTCCGCGTGGTGTCGTGCTCCGAGCACCTGGGCGTGCGACACCACGAAGAGGGTCAGGCTGGCGGCGGTCAACGCGCCCGTCACGGCCAACGGCAAGGTGCGTTCGCGCGCGTACAGCAGCGTCACGAGGCCCAAGCTGCCCGCCGCGATGAGCAGCACGATGGACAACCAGTAGTCCGGCGAGCAGGTGTACGCACCGCCGATGGTGATCAAGGTCAGGACGAGCCAGGTGCTTTTTTGGGAAGGGCGCTGCAGTGAGGTGGAAACGTTCTGCTTCATGCGCGGAAGAAGTTACTGCCCGGCGCCCTGTGCGCTTTGGAAGCCCCAGCGGGCGGTCGCATCGCTGCCACTGTGTGTACGGATCTCGTAGTAGCCGCCGCTGGCACTGTAGTTGGTGGTGTACTCCTGCAGGTACGCGTTCCAGCCCGGCTTGAAGCGCAAGTCGACGGTTTCCTTGTGGCCAGCGCAACTGTACGTACCGACCACGTTGAGGGGGCGGTCCACGTACATCCAGCGCACCAGGTAATCACCTGGTTTGGCCTGGTCGAAGCGAGTCAGGCCGTACCCACGCCCAACCGAGCCGAGGGACGTTCCGTTGCGGTACACACCGACTCCCTTGAAGTTCCGCCAACGCGCTTGCAGGTCACTGTACACGAGGGTGCTGGTGCAATTGCCAAACGTGCTGGGATCGACCTGCATAAGGGTGGAGCTCATGGTGCTGGCGTCAGGCAGGACCAGGTTGACGTCGCCCGTCTCACTGACGGTGCCCCGCGCCAGCACCGCAGTCGAGGTGCGCAGTTCCAGGGTGGCGGGACCACCGGGCCAGTTCACCACGCGTCCACTGAGCGTGAGGGCGGTATCGTTCGTGGTCACGCTGCCGGTGGGGGTGGAGCTGCAGGCGCTGAGTGTCAGGAGAAGGCCAGACAAAACCAAAGATGAGCACTTCATGTAGAAAGTAGTCTACAGGATGATCTGCTTTTGTGCCGAAACCGGGTGCACCGATCCTCATCTCCGGCAACCAAACATCAGCTGGGAGATTTCGTCTGAGCCCGACGAGCCGGCTTGACTTTCACTTTTGGCTCACGGTCCACCCGTTCCATCAGCTGCGTCAAGGTTAAGTCGAACGCGCCCGCCACTGCTGCCGCGAGTTCCAGCGACACGCGGTGCAACCCGCGCTCCAGCATGCTCACGTACGTCCGGTCGATGCCCGCCAGGTCCGCCAGTGTTTCCTGCGACATCTCCTGCTCCTCCCGTAAGCGCTGCACCACCCGACCCAGCCGGGCGGAATGGTCGATGGGATGCCGGGGTCGTTTGCGGTTCGTCCCAGCGGCGCGTGTCGAGGTGGGCACCGCATCACCGTAGGAACCCCCTCACCTCAACACCACAGAAAGTTTTCTACAAAGCATGCTAAAACAAAGTCCAGCAAAGCGTTTCCCAACCAAAGGAGCACCCGATGCGCAAACCCGTCCTCGGCGGCGACACGATCACCAACGCAGAACTGCTCGACCTGGAATACCAGGCGCTCGAAACCCAGCGCCTCTTGCGGCGCCACGAACCCCTGCCGGATGACGCGGAACACCGCATCCAGCAAAGCATCCTCCGCGCCCTCTACCCCATCGAACTCGATCCGGACCAGCACGAGCGAATCCAGCAGCACTTCAGCAGCTGGGCTGCAGAAACCGGTCTCACCCCCTACGACCTGATCGCGCTGCTGCTGGCCATGCGGTCCCACCGTCTCGACCAACTCTCGATCGAACCCGAATTCGGATTGGCCATGCAGGCCCTGCTGCTGGCACGTATCAAACGGATTGCCGAACTGCAAATGCAGGAAGTGGAACGGCAACGCCGGCTCGCCGAAGCGCAACACAATAACGGTGAAGTGCGCCAATGGCGCACTTCACCCGGGTACCTCCCGACGCGCCTGCAAGCCAAACCCCCTTACGTCGGGCTGGGCGTGCCGATGCGGAACCTGCCGTCGCACGTCCGCGCGCAATTTCAGCAAAAGCGTGACCGCCAAATCGTACACGACCTGCTGCGCGAACTGATGTCCAACGAGAACGTTCGTGAAGAGGAAGCGGACGCGCTGAGCATGCACCTCGGCCTGTGGGCCCTGAGGAACGCGGACACCAATGACGCGGTGAACACTGCCAAACGACACTTGCGCGTCATTCGGGAAACGGCCTCACTGCGCGAGCAGCATCAGGTCCAGGCGCTCCGCACGAACAGCGACCCGGAGTACCCGGAGAGTCCGTTCAGCCACCCGCTCCCCAAGAAAAAAGAGGAACCGAGCTGAGTTCATGGCACCCCATGGGCCTTGTGACGCCGGTGGGATTGGGGCAAGCTGACGTCATGCGAAAGGTGGTGGGGGCGTTGCTAGGAGCGTAAAAGGAGGCTCCTGGCCATGGGCTACACCAAAGACCGCTGGCGGGCACGCAAAGCCCGCCGTTACCAGCGTGAACACCCCGGACCGTCCTTCGTCTGGAGTCGACTCTATCTGGGCGCAACGCCGTCCCTCGCCTCAGTCAAACGGACGCTGCTGTACAAAAGCCTGAACGTCCTCGCACGTCACGGTGGACGGCGGTACAAGCGCCGCTACCAGCAGTTGTGGCGGCAGCAGGCACGGGAACAGGAGTACGCCGCCCTCATCGGTGACGAAGTGCGCTTCGAACGCATCAATCCTGATGCTGAACGGGGCGCCATCGCCTGGGACTGGTGGTGACTCAGGTCGGGCAACACCGACAATGTGGCCTGCTCTATCCCTGAGCACAGCAGGCCCCACCGTTCCACCCGTTCATCGTGAAGGTCAAAGGACACGCTTTTCGGCGTGTCCTTTGACCCACATTTGTTTTGAAACTGTGCGCCCACAAGTACAAACCTGCTGTTCTACCTGGCCTTCCTGACAGGGACGCGCCGGTAGCAGAGTGCACTTAGGAGGACCTCCAGGCATTCCGGCCGTTCCGTTTCACAACCTGAATGAGCTGACTCCAGTCCTCCTTGAAGCCGATCCAGCTGGCTTTGAGCACTGGGCTCAAGTGTTTGCGGCCAGGGTTACTTCGGATGCAGACTATGCGTCTCTACCCTTCTGGGGAGCGTTGCTCGCGTAGCCGCCGTGCATTGGAATGCCTTGGCTCTATTCGTGGGTGGCCTTTAGCTCCTGCCAGAGAATAGGTTAAACCGTCCAAAATCGTGAGCGAGACGAGCAGGGATCAGTAAGAGAAAACACGCCTGCCGGAGCAAGCGTGTTTTAAATTTACCTTGCGAGTAAGCAGCAGTTTTAACGGCGTCACTGCGAACATTGCGTCAGAAACCCACAGAAACCTATAGATCGTCGAGCGTGGGTAATTCAAACACTTCTGAAATCGATTCAAGATAGTGCCAATCATCAAAATCGTCGTCACCGACAATGCTGTTTAACATCCTCTCATCTACGATTATCGCCTCATCATTGTGGTGGTAACCCAGATGTGCAATAAAGTGGGAAAATGCGTCCCAGAGCTGACTATTCGTTGTTCTATTACGCGTAGAATGGTCAATCCAGCCGGTGAACTGCCATTTTACCGGCTCCCCATCTTCGTCATAGCAAACTAGCTTGCCCAAGTTCAGTACAAGTTTCATCTTCTTTGATACTGCATAAAATCCACCGCTCATTTTGCCCTCCATGTATAAATTCCGTCAACAGTGTATACTCGTAGTTCTTGCAGTCCCTTCATCCTACCCGACCCTACATGCGCCGCCACAGCATCTGCAGCAGTTTTGAGAGTCAGTCCAATATTGCGGCCGTCAATAAACAGGTTATCACTTTGATCAATGCCATTTCTGATATTCTGTCGGACAGCATTTACCGTTGCGGCTTCAAGCGTTTTCAACTCCCAGCGTACGCCATCGAGAATCAAGTCAGCTCCAGGTGCTTCCCGTCCCCGAATATCAACATTTTTATAGAGACCCGCAAGTGTGCTTGTAACAAAATCGACTTCCTTTTGAAATGGCTTGCCATGCATGGTAATTTTTGTACCGTTTACAAGTAAGATCTTTGCGGATTGCCCAGCTTTCGCTGCCATACCAATGAGGAGCACACCCGCTTTACTCCCCACCAAGAGTGACAGGCCTTTACCACTAGGCCCACCTCCAGGGTATTGACTAATATTATCTGCCAATCCCAGCAACTGCTCCTGCCATTCCTCCGGATTTTCAGGTAGGTTTCTTATACCCAGTTCCCAAAGTACGCGATCCCAAAAGGTTTTCTTGCTTGGTGTCGATCCTCCACAGAATAAGCCAGAGCACGCATTATATGGACGCTCGGAAGCTCTGGTCATGGCTTCGACCAATCCACCCAAACTGCTCTTATCAAGCGCTCCTAAGTCAAAGCCATCAGCCAGGCCCACAACAATATCCATGAGGTCATCGCGTGGCATCCAGTCGGCTTCTGCCATGAAGCGACCAGCCATTTGGTCAGCTTCCAAGCTTGAGAAGCCTGCATTCTCCAGCAACGCTTTGAGGACCTCCGCTGGGTCCGTTACTTTGAAGCCGTCGCCAAGTCGCGCTTTTTGCTCATCCTGAGTGTCACCGGCACTCCCGGCAACATCTTCTGAAGGCCGGTCTTCGCCGCAAGACTCGTTGCATGGGTTAACAACGATGCCGAGTGGTTTGACATTAGTCTGCTGTACCCCGACGGGCGCGCGCACCGCCATGAGATTTTCGCCTGGTTGAGTAATACTCGGGATGGTTGGCGTCGCGACGTCACTTGTACCTGGCGGAGTGATGTTGGGTATGCCATCGGCTGGTGTCGTTCCAACCGCTGGTGTACCGGCATGGATCGGTTCGGTAATTGCAATCGGGTTCGGCAGGAGACTGTTGCTTAAGGCGAGAGGCTCGGCCGTCGCTTGCACGTTGACACTGCGAATGGTGCTTGGAAGGGCTGATACCGGAGCGTCGAGCGCTTGTGCTACACCG
The Deinococcus peraridilitoris DSM 19664 genome window above contains:
- a CDS encoding DUF927 domain-containing protein, which translates into the protein MTTIARPRSFPHLTPPHLTFLQERGISPNVIGARGYGSIHDTEVLWQIEPRFVGSQRPHGQTLVIPHYRLGQQDPFVFSVRYGDTLNGDFRHRQRPYDVHPIFDLLPLHREGLLDPSRPIVFVPSVLDADALTSREGQRVVPIALEDIARSTSTWPELDEVRWEGRPVTLAFPDPHADPPLLRALQRLARALLGRQAQVRDLSSDDETQGGARLFRGAAFTDQKVLTLHPETRQEVLLPDGFEEVNGKLCETDDNKGKVLYTGRLYVSAIGTNVATGERLYEVSFDDGGQLQVVTAPSRTFAQSGSLIRLLNARGAFVHNGNAAKLVKYLAACAAHNIHTLPKRLVSDRLGMLPNGMLVTPAGSTGGRVQYIGRYADHLTLRPDDSAYQEALRVVATWEGTSVLWWLIGQTLASPFLRRLKPRRYPATYLAGDSGTGKTTSGNFAQGVWVMPGEEPFQLQGMRTTQAGMLQTLEQLGGLPLLIDEAHTCPDSAGLERTVYSFANGQSYARGSAHGQVQGGGLLGGAILLVGEARPAFQHAGSHNRLLLLSADEHPPLGADAGRATRLGQERARVLEDAWERGAGHLGPQVARVVLEDWAAFEARVRDRRAQEDLRALQEWGHAVAAVQATLNVLFTAVLRCPPPREVTALPVFLSEQLRAHRSASNPAREAFEDLRMLILQARRHQGPGSVTLHVGRELIAWQDDAHTFVLTGTRAFKGRLGELGVQLHGKRWAEQGWIAPDAKSGASTRSVYCAMTKGQVRVLAVPNSAVVGDG
- a CDS encoding tyrosine-type recombinase/integrase translates to MTSRSRRSNGEGNIRPLPSTNWNWRHTVGTTVDGRQLMESGTEPTRREAERVLRESITDFERGLTPLPKFLTVEQWLRQWLNVKRAELALTTHANYKHLIDRHILPTLGDKRVQVLKPSDLRELYAQLVERGYAKSTVRQVSVILSCALQDALYDEIVVRNVAQFAPLPNTKAPEKARALDVPEVRQFLAVARSHHLGVLFEVALATGLRRGEICALKWRCVDLNSGTLLVRENLPVVNGRPVPGPLKTEASARDIPLAAETVALLRDHYERQALYAPHAESFVFTNPDGSFVNPNTLSRWTRQLAVNAGLGRVRFHDLRHTHASLLLRRGVPVEVVSRHLGHTNVAFTLSRYRHVYADEGRVHAVGLSALLSGGAT
- a CDS encoding helix-turn-helix domain-containing protein; its protein translation is MQNHDISQVSEAETYAWPELLVTRQQAARITKTSVSTIDRMIDRGELQVTYVGASPRILTASLLAIRVKPGKKQEPGK
- a CDS encoding MAP7 domain-containing protein; translation: MKQNVSTSLQRPSQKSTWLVLTLITIGGAYTCSPDYWLSIVLLIAAGSLGLVTLLYARERTLPLAVTGALTAASLTLFVVSHAQVLGARHHAELDRQVAERQSLERERLRQSAEAQGLTRLRLEQAAQKEQAARQEQARQAALAQQERARQAEQTQRARAEQAEQARRLQAERAQEAQRQREEAQRREQVSAARVAAATVPTPTTVPNEEAVFRRRCLDAIASQLDVERVSRSPGGMLSPERWGPPQDNLWFWKPNVRRWDTGEVQQFTCRTSNDRGFEVFPGI
- a CDS encoding helix-turn-helix domain-containing protein, which codes for MPTSTRAAGTNRKRPRHPIDHSARLGRVVQRLREEQEMSQETLADLAGIDRTYVSMLERGLHRVSLELAAAVAGAFDLTLTQLMERVDREPKVKVKPARRAQTKSPS